A portion of the Bubalus kerabau isolate K-KA32 ecotype Philippines breed swamp buffalo chromosome 1, PCC_UOA_SB_1v2, whole genome shotgun sequence genome contains these proteins:
- the AQP5 gene encoding aquaporin-5 produces MKKEVCSVAFLKAVFAEFLATLIFVFFGLGSALKWPSALPSVLQISLAFGLAIGTMAQALGPVSGGHMNPAITLALLVGNQISLLRAIFYVVAQLVGAIAGAAILYGLAPYNARGNLAVNALNNNTTAGQAVVAEMILTFQLALCVFSSTDSRRTSPVGSPALSIGLSVTLGHLVGIYFTGCSMNPARSFGPAVIMNRFSSAHWVFWVGPIVGAAVAAIIYFYLLFPHSLSLSDRAAILKGTYEPDEDWEESQEERKKTMELTAH; encoded by the exons ATGAAGAAGGAGGTGTGCTCCGTGGCCTTCCTCAAGGCAGTGTTCGCAGAGTTCCTGGCCACCCTCATCTTCGTCTTCTTCGGCCTCGGCTCGGCCCTCAAGTGGCCGTCGGCGCTGCCCAGCGTCCTGCAGATCTCGCTGGCCTTCGGCCTGGCCATAGGTACCATGGCCCAGGCCCTGGGGCCCGTGAGCGGTGGCCATATGAACCCCGCCATCACTCTGGCCCTCCTAGTCGGGAACCAGATCTCCCTGCTCCGGGCGATCTTCTACGTGGTGGCCCAGCTGGTGGGCGCCATTGCCGGGGCCGCAATCCTCTATGGGCTGGCACCCTACAATGCCCGAGGCAATCTGGCTGTCAATGCG CTCAACAACAACACGACTGCGGGCCAGGCTGTGGTGGCGGAAATGATTCTGACCTTCCAGCTGGCACTCTGCGTCTTCTCTTCCACTGACTCCCGCCGCACCAGCCCTGTGGGCTCCCCAGCCCTGTCCATTGGCCTGTCCGTCACACTGGGCCACCTAGTGGGG ATCTACTTCACAGGCTGCTCCATGAACCCGGCCCGATCTTTCGGTCCCGCAGTGATCATGAATCGGTTCAGCTCCGCACACTGG GTGTTCTGGGTGGGGCCCATTGTGGGGGCTGCCGTGGCTGCCATCATCTACTTCTACCTGCTCTTCCCCCACTCCCTGAGCCTGAGTGATCGTGCGGCCATCCTCAAGGGCACGTATGAGCCAGACGAGGACTGGGAGGAGAGCCAAGAGGAGCGGAAGAAGACCATGGAGCTGACTGCCCACTGA
- the AQP6 gene encoding aquaporin-6 codes for MESGRCSLAKMLVCRLWMTISKALFAEFLATGLYVFFGVGSALRWPLGLPSVLQIAITFNLATAVIVQITWKASGAHVNPAVTLAFLVGSHISLPRAVAYVAAQLAGATAGAALLYGLTPGDIRENFGVNMVRSNASTGQAVAVELILTLQLVLCVLASTDSRQTTGSPAATIGASVAVGHLIGIYFTGCSMNPARSFGSAVIVGKFEVHWIFWVGPLTGAILASLIYNFILFPDTKTLAQRLAILTGSAEMEKMEGEEPQKKETQANSEDTEMDSVCQVA; via the exons ATGGAGTCAGGCCGGTGCAGCTTGGCTAAGATGCTGGTGTGCCGGCTCTGGATGACCATCAGCAAGGCTCTGTTTGCCGAGTTCCTGGCCACGGGGCTGTACGTGTTCTTTGGCGTGGGCTCGGCTCTGAGATGGCCCCTGGGGCTTCCCTCTGTGCTGCAGATCGCCATCACCTTCAACCTGGCAACGGCCGTGATCGTGCAGATCACCTGGAAGGCCAGCGGGGCCCACGTCAACCCTGCCGTAACGCTGGCCTTCCTCGTGGGCTCCCACATCTCCCTGCCCCGGGCTGTGGCCTACGTGGCTGCCCAGCTGGCAGGGGCCACGGCGGGAGCTGCTCTGCTTTACGGGCTCACGCCTGGGGACATCCGAGAAAACTTTGGGGTCAATATG GTCCGGAGCAATGCCTCGACTGGCCAGGCGGTGGCGGTGGAACTCATCTTGACCCTCCAGCTCGTGCTCTGCGTTTTGGCCTCCACTGACAGCCGTCAGACCACGGGCTCCCCTGCAGCCACAATTGGAGCCTCGGTGGCAGTGGGCCACCTCATCGGG ATCTATTTCACCGGCTGCTCCATGAACCCAGCCCGCTCCTTTGGTTCCGCTGTCATCGTGGGGAAGTTTGAAGTCCACTGG ATCTTCTGGGTGGGACCCTTGACAGGAGCCATCCTGGCTTCGCTGATCTACAACTTCATCCTGTTCCCTGACACCAAGACCCTGGCCCAGCGACTGGCCATCCTCACGGGCAGTgcagaaatggagaaaatggaagGGGAGGAACCCCAGAAAAAAGAAACCCAGGCCAACTCAGAGGACACTGAGATGGACAGTGTGTGTCAGGTGGCATAG